A region from the bacterium genome encodes:
- a CDS encoding chloride channel protein, with product MSEHARFSWRRTLDRLLLRFQIQESSFLIILAVVVGALGSWASIGFERAIHYGASAVELLSTRLDRMGPHWHYLMPLAPALGGLVVGLMYKLNSRVRGHGIPYVMLAVAKRGSLISLKETLLKTLASIVTIASGGSAGPEGPMVVIGSGIGSRVGRSLGLSSNRLAILVACGTAAALSAIFNAPIAGVMFALEEILGSFSASAFAPVVISSVVSSAITRATLGDHPAFAVPHYEIISHWQLIHYSLLGVFCALLSVVFIRVYYGTEDVFNRMRKVPEVLRPALGGLIVGLVGLKLPGILGIGYSGIKAALFGQLGLELMLALLVVKILTTSITLGSGGSGGVFAPLLFTGAMAGGIFGWLFNSPLPLPHGGAGIEIGAYALVGSSAMLAGCGHAPLTAIMMVFELTNDYRLILPIMIASVFGLLVSRRLFKDSIYTYRLT from the coding sequence TTGAGCGAACACGCACGCTTCAGTTGGCGCAGGACCCTGGACCGTCTTCTCCTGCGTTTCCAGATACAGGAAAGCTCTTTTCTGATCATCCTGGCCGTGGTGGTGGGAGCGCTGGGCTCCTGGGCCTCCATCGGGTTCGAGCGCGCCATTCACTACGGCGCCTCGGCTGTGGAACTGCTCAGCACCCGGCTCGACCGCATGGGGCCGCACTGGCATTACCTGATGCCCCTGGCCCCGGCGCTGGGCGGGCTGGTCGTGGGCTTGATGTACAAGCTGAACAGCCGGGTGCGCGGCCACGGCATCCCCTACGTGATGCTGGCGGTGGCCAAGCGCGGCAGCCTGATCAGCCTGAAAGAGACCCTGCTCAAGACTCTGGCCTCGATCGTGACTATCGCCTCGGGCGGCTCGGCCGGACCGGAGGGCCCGATGGTGGTGATCGGCTCCGGGATCGGCTCGCGGGTGGGGCGCTCGCTGGGCCTGAGCTCCAACCGTCTGGCGATCCTGGTGGCCTGCGGGACCGCGGCCGCCCTGAGCGCCATATTCAACGCCCCCATCGCCGGGGTGATGTTCGCCCTGGAGGAAATCCTCGGCTCGTTCTCGGCCAGCGCCTTCGCCCCGGTGGTCATCTCCTCGGTGGTCTCCAGCGCGATCACCCGCGCCACCCTGGGCGATCACCCGGCGTTCGCCGTGCCGCACTACGAAATCATCTCACACTGGCAACTCATCCACTACAGCCTGCTGGGCGTGTTCTGCGCCTTGCTCTCGGTGGTTTTCATCCGGGTCTACTACGGGACGGAGGACGTGTTCAACCGGATGCGCAAGGTGCCCGAGGTGCTCCGTCCGGCTCTGGGCGGGCTGATCGTGGGCCTGGTGGGCCTCAAGCTCCCCGGGATTCTGGGGATCGGCTACAGCGGGATCAAGGCCGCCCTGTTCGGCCAGTTGGGCCTGGAGCTGATGCTGGCCCTGCTGGTGGTGAAAATCCTGACCACATCCATCACCCTGGGCTCGGGCGGCTCGGGCGGAGTGTTCGCCCCGCTGCTGTTCACCGGGGCGATGGCAGGCGGGATTTTCGGCTGGCTGTTCAACAGCCCGCTGCCGTTGCCCCACGGCGGGGCCGGGATCGAGATCGGCGCCTACGCCCTGGTCGGCAGCAGCGCCATGCTGGCCGGCTGCGGCCATGCCCCGCTCACGGCGATCATGATGGTGTTCGAGCTGACCAACGACTACCGCCTCATCCTGCCGATCATGATCGCCTCGGTGTTCGGCCTGCTGGTCAGCCGCCGCCTGTTCAAGGACTCGATCTACACGTACCGCCTGAC